In the genome of Oncorhynchus mykiss isolate Arlee chromosome 18, USDA_OmykA_1.1, whole genome shotgun sequence, one region contains:
- the si:ch211-246m6.4 gene encoding basic helix-loop-helix transcription factor scleraxis, with the protein MKSTGSEQGAAPDGFPSDLDELDSGSEESSDNKSTGSGCSLQGGGREGARQRERGCSRRLQGVSKQRQAANARERDRTHSVNTAFTALRTLIPTEPADRKLSKIETLRLASSYISHLANVLLLGDECLDGQPCLGYHSILQSSTNINSSSPPLRPICTFCLSNQRKLLRDGGKHTAI; encoded by the exons ATGAAGTCCACAGGGAGTGAACAGGGTGCCGCGCCGGACGGTTTCCCCTCCGACTTGGACGAACTGGATAGCGGAAGCGAGGAGAGCTCCGACAACAAGTCGACGGGCAGCGGCTGTAGCCTCCAGGGAGGGGGCCGGGAGGGggccaggcagagggagagggggtgcaGCAGGCGTCTGCAGGGCGTTAGCAAACAGAGGCAGGCAGCCAATGCGCGGGAGCGGGACCGGACCCACAGCGTGAACACGGCCTTCACCGCGCTGCGCACCCTCATTCCCACAGAACCAGCCGACAGGAAACTGTCCAAGATCGAGACGCTGCGCCTGGCGTCCAGCTACATCTCCCACCTTGCCAACGTGCTGCTGCTGGGGGACGAGTGTTTGGACGGACAGCCCTGTCTCGGGTACCACAGCATCCTGCAGAGCAGCACCAACATCAACAGCAGCAGCCCCCCACTCAGGCCCATATGCACTTTCTGTCTCAGTAACCAGAGGAAACTG CTCAGAGATGGAGGAAAGCACACAGCCATCTGA